TATAGGGCAGGGAAATACAGTTGCAGGTCCTTTAACGTTATGCGGTGAAATGTGAATGGAATTTagtgaacaaatttgaattcgGATCAACAGTTATTGTACAAAATATGTAACGATAATATGAATTAATTGATGTTCAAGTATGTACAGTGTTCTTAAAAAGGAACAATACTCATTAAACTGGGGAAGTTGCGTTTCCCACTTTTCAGTTGCTTCATTTTAGCAATGATCAAACCGTTATGAGAAGGAGATAGTATTGTTCGTTTTCCTAAAACTAAAGAGTACAAGACGGAGAGTCTTTAAGATGCTATATATCATTTTTGTGAATGGTAGTAAAGCACGTTATAATATGTGTAATAATTGGACATTTCTGTGGTAACGATTATTCAGTTGTTATTTACacgattacatacatgtataagatcaATTCTGAATGCATTGTacacaattaattttcaaacctGAATCATTCTGATGAAATATATTGACTGATCTCGTATCTGGAATTGGTGAGCTAACAGGATCCCTGCAGCCAAAAACTGGATTGCACTCGCTTTCGACACAATTGCATTCATTCATACAATGCATTCCGTAGTACGGTTTTTTACAGAGAGTGCTGCAAGTCTTTCCATAGAAACCCGGAGAACAATCTGACAAATCAgagaaaaacaaatattacaGCCTTCAGTAATAGACGTCCATTCTTGCTCAGTAACATTAGGGTATCATTATGTATTGTATGTAACAATTGTATGTAACAATTGTACAATAACCCCTAGGCCATCTAAGAAGTTGTAAACTATATTTTCAACTGATGAGGGAATTATACCCACACTATTATACGTTGCAGTGTCAGCAGAAACATCCACAACATCATACAGTATACGTatgtacaatgttttaaaaggttaaagggactgattcaagATTTACcccaacattttgtttttcaattttaatgatcaaaatctattgtctaatgtgtttaaaagatttcacataaaaattaaggttacatTTCATCAcaaaagctcattttagagagtttataatttgctttgtaaacaaagattgcggtatgttattgtttatgaaaaattcaaaagaaatcaacatcaatctaagtttattatgtttttcacatttatagcattctttgggtaaaatgtgtcatctagaAGTTACAATTTGTGACTATggaaaattaagatgcattatattataaATTAACATCtcattggtttgtttgtatacatgaaaagactcgagtctttgtttacataacacaggtttaaggctaaaatattgcttttattcttgcgttCAGAAGTTCCAATTTTTTTACTCTCAACATTTGATCagctatatttttttatatttaacatcaataatgattttttttttcaaaaatcgtgatccagtccctttaagatagGGAGCTGCATTCCACTTTTGTCATTCTCCTTGCAGTTGATGAAAGTAGCATTGCTATATTTACTTATGCCTTAGAAATACAGGTTGGATAGCATTCCAGGCGATACATATAGTTTTGTTTATGAATTATAGTACTGAACGTAATaatatgaaagttgaagatagcgaacagtgatcattctcataactcctataagcaatgcaaaatatatagttgggcaaaaaccaacccctggatacaccagaggtgggatcaggtggctaggaaTACAATATGTGTATAACTAGATAATTCTGAGGTAATGGTTACTTAGTGACAATTACATCACTGTGCATGATCAAATTTGTATTTAACATACAAAATTGATACTTAAACCTGAATACATATCATGCAATGTACAGAATGATATCACACCTGGATTTGATGAGGGGGCGAAATCGTTGCAACCAAGAGTAGGATTACACTCGCTTTCGGAACAATTACATTTATTCATACAGCTCATTCCATAGTACGGGTGCTTACAGGGATCACTGCAGGTTTTACCATAGTAACCCGGAGCACAGGCTGATAATTAAGAGAAAAAAGTCATTACATTCTTCAGTAAAAAGACTTTCATTCTTGCTTGATAATAATTAATCATTGCATATAACCATTGTACACTCGACATCTGTATCATTTAAGCAAGATGTAAAATTTGCTTTCGACTGATGATGGATATTTGCTCTACAGCCtcactattacatgtatgtgccaCATGGTTATTCAGGAGATATAAAGTGAAAATGAACTGTGAAGTCCTGTCTTAGATTCTCGGTTACACCGCTGCCTCAAACCAATAAAGAACAATGTAGATTGTAGCATTTCCCTCGTCAGGAGGCTGGCTAAAACGTGAAAGTGGTGCAAAGTCGCTCGGATATCACATTTTAAAGGACCCCCATTGCAACAGTCTTGAGCGAGATGGTTACCCATAGCTAGCTATTGACATATTCATGCAAAGTGGAGATAActaaagtgatcaatctcataactcctatcagaaaataaaatagagagttggacaaacgcggaccctgaatataccagaggtaggatcgagtgcctaggatgagtaagcatctgATAGGCTGTAAACCGGTCAAACTTGCGGTGAGCCCTATATGAGAAAATACCTCGAATGTGGCGTGAAAATAAGGAAAATGGACTCTCATACTTTAGTATTTGTTGTATACTTACATTCGCAAGCGTTAGAAACATTGTTCCATACCTGTCCCGAACAGCACCTGAATAAGTTCGTTAGTATGTAAATTAATGATTACAATACCGTAAATTGATAATACAGTGATATGGAAAAGGATGATGCATGCTGATAATGGAATGCacaaacattttcattaatattgtatGTAATAATTTCATTCGTATTTATCATTGTAGTTTCAAGAATTAAAACTTAGAAAAAGAAGTTCGAAATGTGATCTCACCAGTGGCAAATTGGAGTCTGTTATAAAAATGATTGCTGTAGTTTTTGGGATATTCAATGGTGAACTCTAATAAACACCAACAAACATCAAATCTTTGAATTTGGTTTTGTAAAAACTAATTCAAATGGAAAATGAATGTCAAATAAAATCAACAAGGTATTTTTGGATATCTTATTTCAATAGCTAATTTATGGACTCCTAGATGAATTTGAATTGGTTGAAACATCAAATGCATTTGTTTAttgaaaaatgacgttttcatAAATGATctcattttttttcatatagtCATGTTAGTACAAGTTATCGTATTAGGGCTGTTTACGTTTTGATATCATACTTTTCTTGTTTGTAAATCCTGAATTACATACATTTAATATCttgatatacaataaaatgaagtaattcacTGTGTCACATTTACCATAATTGGCAGATGATGAGGCTGAATCAACACAACAGAAGCGCTAAATAGTAATTACAATATCACGAATCTAACTTAACACGTATTTTCCTTGTTTTGTTTGATATCTTTTACAAATActctttcaaaaacaaattgtgactttcaaagatttaaaatgaaatgaatttgtcAGCTAATCTATTTTGGTCAAAATTCATGTACACAATATACCTTTATAATGgttttattcatttgtttattGAGAAGTAAAACTCAagtgtaaaaaatgataaaatgaaataaaaaatgttacAAAGAAATTACATAGATGTTGTTTGCCTTCTTCATATCTCCCAAAAATGTGTATGGTATGTAATGCATGTCCATATTCAAGTTTGAAATTCACGATGGTTTTTACTTCTTGAGGCTTTTATAAAATTTCTGATCAAACGACAAACTTTAGATGAatatgttaaaatgttttccaGGCAATCATTTTTCGCAAAAGATCTCGTATGAAAACTGGTTGACGAGAAAGAATATTTCATCTATTGgcctttatatatttatatatagaagtATGTGCCGAACGCCATATTATTATCTGGCAGAcgtcatataattatataacgACTGACACATAAAAACGTTTGGACGGCGTCCAATAAATATTTGGCAACCGCCAGATATTCATAAGGCGGTCGGCAAATATTTTCATGTGCcagacaaaatattttttctcagTTGGCACAAATCGAAATTTGTGATTTCGTTTATATACAATAAAAGACATTATTCCCCAGTCTTCTATGGAGAATTGTTGCAAGAGTTACCAATGACAAAGATATATTGTACTGAAGTCTAcatataatgatctaattagtTGGACTGTTGTTTTCACAAAAACCAAACATATGTTTCAAGCATAATTTAGTAATATTCCGCCGATACTTTCAATATATGTCAAAACAGTCGCTTTTTATCAGTACTATTACGTTTCAAACTAAAAATTCAGCATGCACACATTTGATTCCGAATGATAGTATTGGTAACCACGTACGCAGAAATGTCGTGAAATACAGTTTTGTATACACATGCAATGTAACGTATTTCTGATTTTAACAAATCATTGTATGCACTTGTGTAAGTTATAAATTTACAATTGCTGATTCAAACAAACGTTTTATTATCCCAGGTGGATGGAAAATGTACTCACATTCCTTGTATAAGTCCAGTGCATTTCTCACTTTGACATTCACCAGTCACTATAATTGCAATAAAAAGTACTAGTGATGTGGGACTAAAATCCATTTTTCCAAAATGTTCATCAAAAGTGTGAATGCACACGAGTATGTACATCTATCAGTCGGTTGATCTGTGTAATAATAGCAATATGTAAAGTTATAAAGGAAGtaaaatcatatacatttcCTTCCACGTCCAAATATAGTAAATTATGAACGAGAAAtcatctacaaatgatatctgataaTTGCATTAATAATGATTTAGAGAATTTCTAAGATTGATCAGTGCTCTCTATCGTCACTATTTTCATTGGAAATTGTATTGATATTAGATTGAGGCTTTGTTTACAAAACTGTATTTCCTTATTATGCATGCAGTTTCTAAAGCACGTTGATGTACACAGTATACTTGATATCCACATGTTATCCTTTATAGTCATTATATCTCACCGTCTGCATTCCAATTATCAACAACAAACTTGTTATCAAAGGACTGAACATATTCTATAGATATACACTAACGTTTAAGAACCTGGAAGTAGGTCCAGGAAGTCCGAATAGATCAAACATGGACGAATTCTTATGATGTTTATCATTGAAAAGCATTATCTAGTAAAGGGTTTTGGATTCTGATTTTATGATATAGTGATTGTGTTTAACCTGTAGATGTGCACTGAATTGTCTGATACTGCATGGGATCTCTTATAATAAGCGATACAGTGGTATCTCATTACAGAAGTTTGACTCTAAGAAACTTGATGTTTTAGAATactaaatttataaaaaaaacaccctaAATGCTGTAAACATCAAACTTGCTTGagatgatacatgtacagttgacCTATATTTTCTGCAGTTGATATTCATTTTCCGAATGAGTGATCAAGTTCGGTATTTTCAAGCTTTTTTGATTCAAAATGCCTGTGTAGTCATACATTGAACTTTACTTTCATGATGAAGGGTTCCTTAAATTGATTCATCACTTATATGGATGATTGATCAagttattggggggggggggggttaaaaaatTGTCAGAAACTTTAGATATATATCATTGATAGGAAactaaaatagataaataaacaaCCCAGATATACATGGATACACCATTTTTAAAGTTGGAGGTAATTTCAaacctcggagatgaccttaaaaacggattccccgtgtcacagtaggtgtgatacgctaacgaaccctcactgctcaatggccgtaaagtCCGAGCATAGACcgaaatttgaagcccttcaccggtcttggttaCGTCTCGATATGGGTGAATAATtatcgagagagacgttaagcaagatacaatcaatcaaacaacGTGGTGCAGTGTTATATCTAGTTTATGTTTTATTACTTAAAATTGATGTAAACTGTACATTTTCACAGACTAATTGCCCTCTCCAAAACATCTCAAGACGGttcaaatgttgatattgtaTCATAGTTAAAGGTATATGTCCTCAAGAAAACTTATACCAACGTATACCTAAAATACAGCTCAATCCAGGACGACACTATTTACCGTGAGAAAGACCAGACTTTGCCTTGTTTAGCCTTTCGTTCTACTTACTATCGTATAAATAGGGAAATACACTCTCCAATAACGAGAGATATAACATATATCAATAGCTACATGGAAATCCAatattttgttggttttttatgttgttgttttttccccGACCTATTTTCTAAACTTATGAAAAGTATTTCCCCCTATCATTAGGATTACACATTgccatatttaaagattatgCAATCACATGAGTTAATGAACAAGTAGGAATCAGTTACCATGGTACACGCATGTTGTTTTACGCCTTATCGGATGATTTTTCACGCATGAGATATATCACTGTAAGTGTTCGCTATCTTTATATCGCCTGTTTTAGGTAAAGTGCCACCAGTTTTGGTTGATGCATGGAGCTCAAGACCTTAGTAATACAGTTCCTTATTATATCAACGCATAATGTGACGTGAAACCTTCTGAAAAGAGCACTTTATCTAACTTCTAAACTACCGTGACCGATAATGAAAGTGGTGCAAAATACGAAAAAAGACTGTCCGTTAGTTCTTTCTTTTCTAGAAGGGGAACTTCCATGTTTTTAACATAGAAGTTTCTCTTATGTACACGGTATCATGGATGAAAAGTGCGTAGGCTCAACATCTTCAGAACAATATATACTTAAAAACAGGTGTACTAGGTGTGCTATTGATATTGAAGTGTAAGAACATATACACAAGCAATGAAAGTAGACTCTCGGATGTCAGAATACTGACCCTACAGTGTacctttataaatatagagtAAGTGTTTGCCAATGTCTTAATAGGATATATAGGCATGTGGTACATACAGAAAATACGCTGGATGTATTTCATCGATTATCATTTTTCAATGTCTTGGACTTTTCAATCCGTGTGTTTTGTTGAATTATATCGGAAAATTTATTTGTCGTTACAAGCACAAGAATGGcaccgtcaacttcctatatttatgttgcaatacTTCATTAACACCTGTACATTTATGGTGTTGATGcacctcaactgattcgatacgcaagagattgttctgcgtgtaataaattttaaaaccgagacaagctactgataAATGGGTTGGCATTAGTGAAGTTTAAACAATTTTATGTAAAGTCAGCCTTTTATAATGATGTTGTTGCAAATAAAACCTGTCATTAGTCGGATATTATTTAATGCGTTACATACTTTTTGCTAGCCTATTCTTTACATATTGAATtaattacggattactccgctTAGCTGATGAAGATACATAGGACTAATGGCAAGTGCACCATGACCTGTCAACGGCGATGCTTTCCCCTGGGATCTTAGACTGACCCAGCTTCTGAAGTTTCCAGAGTTcaatgtttgccctactctaaATTGTTTATTCCATATCGAATGATGCAGTTGATCACTTTTCTTTATCTTCGGTTTTTCTATTGTCGGTATTGTACACACCAAAGGAATTTTTGACATCCATTTGACCGGCCGTGGTAACCCAGTGGTAGAATGTTTGATTTGTATCCGGGAAGCCATGAATCCGAGCCTCGTTGATACTTTAGTCGCGTGGCACCTAAGACACAACTTGTTAGATAGGCTGTGATTAccccttcgccaaacgctcgacatttagaagtaagTACAACATATCTTTAGAATACAACATTAAAACGGAGGTCTCGTATCAGGGCAGGCGTTAATACGATAAATAACCTTCACTGCTATGGCCGTAAGCGCTAacataagtctaaatttgaagtATTGCACCCAAAACTGGTAACTTCTTCCTATGAGTACGACGTGacgtataacaaacaaaataaacaccTTATTGGATATTTTCCACTTATATTAAAAAGTAACTAACTCTAGGTAGATCACAAAATTACACCTATGGTTTACGCAAAAGACGGTatcagtgaaggttctttaataTACCAACGCCTACCATGCCACGAGACCTATAACAATTCATAATCCTTTCTTAATCTTAAAACGTCACAACTCGTTGACCTGAGGTTACGAATTTACGGGTGGAGATTGTCCTGTACAATGCAATGTACCATAATGATTAGAAATGAGGAGACACAGGCGTAGCGAGAACAAAATATGTGTACGCCAACGAAAGCTAGGGCATTAGCGTTATCTTTAAGAGAATATATGTTAATATTGAGTGAACAAAGCCCAGTTTGAAATCCTTGTGACCGACTGAAATTAActtgattttgaattttcatgTAAGTATTTGATGTTGTATTTACAAACTGTCTAATCTTAAAATGTCGACAGTTATCtcatttttcaattttactaACATTAATACTTTTTTCTCGATATATCTCGCTTATAGATcaaatgtttaatatatttttcatacatattattgacatttttcattAACCTCAAAGTGttttccaaaattcacttccgtttgcgagatatgtccgatttccgtttttcaaatgataatttgTCTACGCGATATTTTAAACACGATGAAAGATGAATACAC
Above is a genomic segment from Ostrea edulis chromosome 3, xbOstEdul1.1, whole genome shotgun sequence containing:
- the LOC130052805 gene encoding multiple epidermal growth factor-like domains protein 10, yielding MDFSPTSLVLFIAIIVTGECQSEKCTGLIQGMCCSGQVWNNVSNACESCAPGYYGKTCSDPCKHPYYGMSCMNKCNCSESECNPTLGCNDFAPSSNPDCSPGFYGKTCSTLCKKPYYGMHCMNECNCVESECNPVFGCRDPVSSPIPDTRSVNIFHQNDSDGYIHSPAKSGNGEVRSIRRCCAGQVWNNISNTCEYCSPGYFGKTCSTLCKQPYYGMRCMNKCTCSESECHPIFGCRDHVSSPIPDIGSIPIFHLNDSGNLFLYPYEAELIQNFYMSGTNIWLCRST